Proteins found in one Apostichopus japonicus isolate 1M-3 chromosome 16, ASM3797524v1, whole genome shotgun sequence genomic segment:
- the LOC139982431 gene encoding uncharacterized protein translates to MLHLWWKMKLEAISGQKATSDGYRWRCRSSKPLVHQCTMSMRKNQAWFEKSNLTIKELLQFTYWWSRKVPQNFLEHELGLSSATCVDWAYFALEVCEEVILNTSSQIGGSGIHVEIDESKFGKRKYNCGRIQYGLWVFGGREVEDRGKMFMVPVEKRDENTFLTLIKKWIRPGSIIHSDCWKAYDCLSKEGYTHLKVNHSVEFVNAETGACTNHIENEWLHAKKSLPAYGSKHAHMNGYLAEHLWRSQVKHKGLDHFIQFLYSVSSVYNSTWHSPSV, encoded by the exons ATGCTCCACCTGTGGTGGAAAATGAAGTTGGAAGCCATCTCTGGGCAAAAGGCAACGAGTGACGGCTACAG ATGGAGATGTCGTTCGAGCAAGCCACTGGTTCACCAATGCACCATGTCCATGCGGAAAAACCAGGCCTGGTTTGAGAAGTCCAACCTGACCATCAAAGAGCTCCTCCAATTCACCTACTGGTGGAGTCGGAAAGTACCACAGAATTTCCTGGAGCACGAGCTGGGGCTTTCTTCTGCCACCTGTGTGGACTGGGCTTATTTTGCCTTAGAAGTTTGCGAAGAAGTCATTCTTAACACCAGTTCACAGATAGGTGGCAGCGGCATCCATGTCGAAATCGACGAAAGCAAGTTTGGCAAGCGAAAATATAATTGCGGGAGAATCCAATACGGACTGTGGGTTTTTGGAGGCAGAGAGGTGGAAGACAGGGGCAAAATGTTTATGGTGCCAGTGGAGAAAAGAGATGAGAATACCTTTCTTACACTCATCAAAAAGTGGATTAGGCCCGGTTCTATCATCCACAGCGACTGCTGGAAGGCCTATGATTGCCTGAGTAAAGAGGGGTATACTCATCTCAAGGTCAATCATTCTGTGGAATTCGTAAACGCGGAAACAGGAGCGTGTACGAACCACATAGAGAATGAGTGGCTGCACGCCAAAAAAAGCTTACCTGCATATGGATCAAAACATGCCCATATGAATGGCTACTTGGCCGAGCATCTGTGGCGTTCGCAGGTAAAGCATAAAGGTCTGGACCATTTCATTCAGTTCCTGTATTCCGTTTCTTCTGTGTACAACAGCACGTGGCACAGTCCATCCGTTTAG
- the LOC139982943 gene encoding coiled-coil domain-containing protein 174-like, whose product MDKRRKIAVNSSSLVGLKAELLRKQEEFKKEKLGRASSSIKPSLSSKPGSIWSKKKKQAKGHVKKDVEELQKERDELDKSRSMLEAKAKLYEQMTSGNSIPDEETNGLFLVDFEKKQLDKVMKSDSWGNKIGHQVCSDEEEDILTPESEIPAPENPEEEWVDYTDTLGRSRRCMKKDLPRLIKLDKDLNPEKFKEESVGDARTDEGDMPEMMSSDMYRERMRKKWEQEQEDLLNRGQSSIHYQNVRFDEVRTHGVGYFDFAKDEDTRDEQLKTLNYLRDETVDKRSKREELKAKRKAALEARLEKVRQRKKIKMGDAGLVEEREDKKQEQTVEKKEEEPREEKMDPNWQRTLRLVEAAKKESSKEDRDWDVHKAPKAWVEQRAKIRDERPTEFAPPTDYIPSYAKKKTGKFNKTWRGQDPSSVKGQDYVGQRSYMNYNDSTVSNDQSEDSSGMSGRSQTLHAVGNQFEVRDSYGQMSARNSNVNTEVHLGGQRLRNSTNTEVESSKDASGNHSASAIPDSKTADERIIGESDAGRRSEQDVTDTDEPASQPAPLVRKQDSKPIKFSIGFGSKKQDKALPSTKNVLDSNEEEIKKTISFFRNQAS is encoded by the exons ATGGACAAAAGGAGGAAGATTGCAGTTAATTCATCATCG CTGGTGGGATTAAAAGCTGAGCTTCTTCGGAAACAAGAAGAATTTAAGAAGGAGAAACTTGGGAGAGCATCCTCTTCTATTAAACCATCTTTGTCTTCAAAA CCTGGGTCCATCTGGagtaaaaagaagaaacaagcTAAAGGTCACGTCAAGAAAGACGTAGAAGAAttacagaaagagagagatgAACTGGACAAATCCCGATCAATGCTGGAAGCAAAGGCCAAGCTCTACGAGCAGATGACCTCGGGAAACTCTATACCAG ATGAGGAGACCAATGGTCTGTTTCTTGTTGACTTTGAGAAGAAACAGTTGGATAAAGTCATGAAAAGTGACAGCTGGGGGAATAAAATTGGTCATCAAGTCTGCAGTGATGAAGAAGAGGACATATTGACTCCAGAGAGTGAAATCCCTGCTCCAGAAAACCCAGAAGAAGAATG GGTTGACTACACCGATACTCTGGGCAGATCCAGGAGATGTATGAAGAAAGATTTACCGAGACTTATCAAGCTGGACAAAGACCTAAATCCAGAGAAATTTAA AGAGGAATCCGTAGGTGACGCAAGAACCGATGAGGGCGACATGCCAGAAATGATGTCCTCCGACATGTATCGCGAGAGGATGAGGAAGAAATGGGAGCAAGAACAAGAAGATCTACTGAATCGAGGACAGTCCTCCATCCACTATCAAAATGTCCGATTCGACG AGGTCCGTACTCATGGCGTGGGCTACTTTGACTTTGCCAAGGATGAAGATACCAGAGATGAACAGTTGAAGACCTTGAATTACCTCCGGGATGAG ACTGTGGACAAGAGAAGCAAGAGGGAGGAACTGAAAGCTAAAAGGAAGGCTGCCCTGGAGGCCAGATTAGAAAAAGTCCGTCAAAGGAAGAAGATAAAGATGGGAGATGCAGGTTTGGTGGAGGAGAGAGAGGACAAGAAACAGGAGCAGACAGTTgagaagaaggaggaggagcCGAGGGAGGAGAAAATGGACCCAAACTGGCAGCGGACTTTGAGGCTGGTAGAAGCAGCTAAGAAGGAATCATCTAAGGAAGACAGAGATTGGGATGTCCATAAAG CACCCAAAGCTTGGGTAGAGCAGAGAGCGAAGATTAGAGATGAGAGACCAACAGAGTTTGCTCCTCCCACAGACTATATACCATCTTATGCAAAGAAGAAAACAGGAAAATTCAACAAAACTTGGAGAGGTCAAGACCCATCATCAGTGAAAGGACAGGACTATGTCGGTCAAAGGTCATACATGAATTATAATGACTCAACGGTTTCAAACGACCAAAGTGAAGATTCTTCAGGAATGTCTGGAAGATCACAGACATTACATGCAGTAGGAAACCAGTTTGAAGTTAGAGACAGTTATGGGCAAATGTCAGCAAGAAATTCAAATGTTAATACTGAAGTTCAtcttggaggtcaaaggttaagaaACTCTACAAATACCGAGGTGGAGTCATCAAAGGACGCCTCGGGAAACCACTCCGCCTCTGCTATTCCTGATTCCAAAACTGCTGACGAGAGGATTATTGGTGAATCTGACGCAGGTCGAAGGTCAGAACAGGATGTGACGGACACAGATGAACCCGCGAGTCAGCCCGCCCCACTGGTACGAAAACAAGATTCAAAACCGATCAAGTTTTCTATCGGGTTTGGATCGAAGAAACAAGACAAGGCACTGCCATCAACTAAAAATGTTTTGGATTCTAACGAGGAGGAGATAAAGAAGACTATTAGTTTCTTTAGGAATCAAGCTAGCTag